One stretch of Streptomyces sp. 135 DNA includes these proteins:
- a CDS encoding SDR family oxidoreductase, translating into MSRVSLEGQVAVVTGAARGVGELLARKLSARGAKVALVGLEPDELKQVVQRLHTEADHWHADVTDHEAMARVAREVKERFGKVDIVVANAGVAGGGPFVESDPVAWRRVIEVNLIGSAVTARAFLPVLMESRGYLLQIASLAAITPAPMMTAYCASKSGVEAYAHALRAEVGYKGVKVGVGYLSWTDTDMVRGADQDEVMRELRQRLPWPSNKTYPLGPAVDRIVAGIERRSSHVYAQWWLRGMQGIRGYLPGVIGAVGQREMRRFEPRLASVPTGLVGAGGSADEAARAS; encoded by the coding sequence ATGAGCAGGGTCAGCCTGGAGGGGCAGGTCGCGGTCGTCACGGGCGCGGCGCGCGGGGTCGGTGAGCTGCTCGCCCGCAAGCTGTCGGCGCGCGGCGCGAAGGTCGCGCTCGTGGGCCTGGAGCCGGACGAGCTGAAGCAGGTGGTGCAGCGGCTGCACACCGAGGCCGACCACTGGCACGCGGACGTCACCGACCACGAGGCGATGGCGCGGGTCGCGCGGGAGGTCAAGGAGCGCTTCGGCAAGGTCGACATCGTCGTCGCGAACGCGGGCGTGGCCGGCGGCGGGCCCTTCGTGGAGTCCGACCCCGTGGCGTGGCGCCGCGTCATCGAGGTCAACCTCATCGGCAGCGCGGTCACCGCCCGCGCCTTCCTGCCGGTCCTGATGGAGAGCCGCGGCTATCTGCTCCAGATCGCCTCGCTCGCCGCGATCACGCCGGCGCCGATGATGACGGCGTACTGCGCGTCGAAGTCGGGCGTCGAGGCGTACGCGCACGCTTTGCGCGCCGAGGTCGGCTACAAGGGCGTCAAGGTCGGCGTCGGCTATCTGTCCTGGACGGACACGGACATGGTGCGGGGCGCGGACCAGGACGAGGTGATGCGCGAGCTGCGCCAGCGGCTGCCGTGGCCGTCCAACAAGACGTATCCGCTCGGCCCGGCGGTGGACCGCATCGTCGCCGGCATCGAACGGCGCTCCAGCCATGTGTACGCGCAGTGGTGGCTGCGGGGCATGCAGGGCATTCGCGGCTATCTGCCGGGTGTCATCGGCGCGGTCGGGCAGCGCGAGATGCGGCGCTTCGAGCCACGGCTCGCCAGTGTGCCGACGGGCCTGGTGGGAGCGGGCGGTTCGGCGGACGAGGCGGCGCGGGCGAGCTGA
- a CDS encoding GNAT family protein, with amino-acid sequence MNSPAWPVELTDGDVTLRPIKMRDQRAWREVNRRNRDWLRPWEATIPPPTAGGPIVHRPTYRQMVRHLRAEAGAGRMLPFVIEFQGRLVGQLTVAGITWGSMCSGHVGYWVDESVAGRGVMPTAVALAVDHCFRSVGLHRIEVCIRPENTPSRRVVEKLGFREEGMRPRYLHIDGAWRDHLVFALTAEEVPEGLLRRWHQARPRNTA; translated from the coding sequence CTGAACAGCCCTGCCTGGCCCGTCGAGCTGACGGACGGAGATGTCACCCTCCGCCCGATAAAGATGCGCGACCAGCGCGCCTGGCGCGAGGTCAACCGGCGCAACCGCGACTGGCTGCGCCCCTGGGAGGCGACGATCCCGCCGCCCACGGCCGGCGGCCCGATCGTGCACCGCCCCACCTACCGGCAGATGGTCCGCCATCTGCGCGCCGAGGCGGGCGCGGGCCGGATGCTGCCGTTCGTCATCGAGTTCCAGGGCCGCCTCGTCGGGCAGCTGACGGTCGCCGGGATCACCTGGGGATCGATGTGCTCGGGCCACGTCGGCTACTGGGTCGACGAGTCCGTCGCGGGCCGCGGTGTGATGCCGACCGCCGTCGCGCTCGCCGTCGACCACTGCTTCCGCTCGGTCGGGCTGCACCGTATCGAGGTCTGTATTCGGCCCGAGAACACGCCGAGCCGCCGGGTCGTGGAGAAACTCGGATTCCGTGAGGAGGGGATGCGCCCACGGTATCTTCACATCGACGGAGCCTGGCGCGATCATCTTGTCTTCGCGCTCACCGCCGAAGAGGTACCGGAAGGGTTGTTGCGCCGCTGGCACCAGGCGCGACCTCGGAACACCGCGTAG
- a CDS encoding alpha/beta hydrolase yields the protein MSRLTRLADGPYAPPAPARELTAVSADGARIHVEAHGPQEAPAVVLAHGWTCSTAFWAAQIRSLSGDHRVITYDQRGHGRSAAPADPEGYSTRALADDLEAVLAATLAPGEKAVLVGHSMGGMTIMAAGGRETFREHTAAVLLCSTGSSSLVAESMVVPLRAGRVRTRITRSVLGSRAPLGPVTPLSRRILKYGTMGPGSARDKVDACARIVHACPTGVRRGWSHVLATLELDVEVGALRVPTAVLAGLADRLTPVVHARRIAAALPDCVGLTELAGVGHMTPIEAPDAVTARIAELVATYVQVKEGA from the coding sequence ATGAGCAGGCTGACCCGCCTCGCGGACGGGCCCTACGCGCCGCCCGCCCCCGCGCGCGAACTGACCGCCGTCTCCGCCGACGGGGCCCGCATACACGTCGAGGCGCATGGTCCACAAGAAGCGCCCGCCGTGGTGCTCGCCCACGGCTGGACGTGCTCGACCGCCTTCTGGGCCGCGCAGATACGCTCCCTCAGCGGTGACCACCGGGTCATCACGTACGACCAGCGGGGGCACGGGCGCAGCGCCGCGCCCGCGGACCCCGAGGGGTACAGCACGCGGGCGCTCGCCGACGACCTCGAAGCGGTCCTGGCGGCGACGCTCGCGCCGGGTGAGAAGGCCGTGCTCGTCGGGCACTCCATGGGCGGCATGACGATCATGGCCGCGGGCGGGCGCGAGACCTTCCGGGAGCACACCGCCGCCGTCCTGCTGTGCAGCACGGGCAGTTCGAGCCTGGTCGCCGAGTCGATGGTGGTGCCGCTGCGGGCCGGGCGGGTGCGGACCCGGATCACGCGGTCCGTGCTCGGCTCGCGGGCGCCGCTCGGGCCCGTCACGCCGCTGTCCCGCCGCATCCTCAAGTACGGGACCATGGGCCCCGGTTCGGCGCGGGACAAGGTCGACGCGTGCGCGCGGATCGTGCACGCCTGCCCGACCGGCGTGCGCCGCGGCTGGTCCCATGTGCTTGCCACGCTCGAACTGGACGTCGAGGTGGGCGCGTTGCGCGTGCCCACGGCTGTCCTCGCGGGGCTGGCCGACCGGCTCACCCCCGTCGTGCACGCGCGGCGGATCGCCGCCGCCCTGCCCGACTGCGTGGGCCTCACCGAGCTGGCCGGGGTCGGACACATGACGCCCATCGAGGCACCGGACGCCGTCACGGCACGCATAGCGGAACTCGTCGCAACGTACGTACAGGTGAAGGAGGGCGCATGA
- the glpR gene encoding gephyrin-like molybdotransferase receptor GlpR — protein sequence MSSSGLIYAVIVGAWAAYLVPMWLRRQDELNEARPTERFSTAIRLLSGRAGMERRYAKDLQARSPEEGETRGEPDDATGSVDVRAFAVPPTERVEPQVDRAEPVAARSEPPARQQAHPDAEPEREQPPRAKASPAQRAASAEAAARARRSKVLARRRRTTMLLFLAFTAGAVVAGVGGLAFLWAPAAPAVLLSAYIVYLRGQERRRFTYTMDRRRAEAAAQRLRENRPRRRPASAEPVVDEEREAQQPPETETGLSALAADRRALVEQTDHAEWVDQQRERQRGPGRGDSWDPVPVPLPTYVTAPVAPRATGSVDLGAPDTWSSARSSTAEPAAEEARRGAGTTGAAAAAGDIDAAEGSDAAGGRSDKRRAASARRARERGRTPLFDQYEDGDRPRAANE from the coding sequence GTGAGCAGCAGCGGCCTCATCTACGCAGTCATCGTCGGGGCCTGGGCCGCCTACTTGGTGCCGATGTGGCTCCGTAGGCAGGACGAGCTGAACGAAGCCCGTCCGACGGAACGCTTCAGCACCGCCATCCGGCTGCTGTCCGGACGGGCGGGTATGGAGCGCCGATACGCCAAGGACCTGCAAGCCCGCTCGCCCGAAGAAGGGGAGACGCGCGGCGAACCGGACGACGCCACCGGCTCGGTGGACGTCCGGGCCTTCGCCGTGCCTCCTACGGAACGGGTGGAGCCCCAGGTGGACCGGGCGGAGCCTGTCGCGGCGCGGAGTGAACCTCCGGCCCGTCAGCAGGCGCACCCCGACGCCGAACCGGAACGCGAGCAGCCGCCGCGCGCCAAGGCCTCGCCCGCGCAGCGCGCCGCCTCGGCCGAGGCCGCCGCGCGCGCCAGGCGCTCGAAGGTCCTCGCCCGGCGCCGGCGCACGACGATGCTGCTCTTCCTCGCCTTCACGGCCGGAGCGGTCGTCGCCGGGGTGGGCGGCCTCGCCTTCCTGTGGGCGCCCGCCGCGCCCGCCGTGCTGCTGAGCGCCTACATCGTCTATCTGCGCGGCCAGGAGCGGCGCCGCTTCACGTACACGATGGACCGGCGCCGGGCCGAGGCCGCGGCGCAGCGGCTGCGGGAGAACCGGCCCCGGCGCAGGCCCGCGAGCGCGGAGCCCGTCGTCGACGAGGAGCGCGAGGCGCAGCAGCCGCCCGAGACGGAGACCGGCCTCTCCGCGCTCGCCGCCGACCGCCGCGCCCTCGTCGAGCAGACCGACCACGCGGAGTGGGTCGACCAGCAGCGCGAGCGCCAGCGCGGGCCCGGCCGTGGCGACAGCTGGGACCCGGTCCCGGTGCCCCTGCCGACGTACGTGACCGCGCCGGTCGCCCCGCGCGCCACCGGCAGCGTCGACCTGGGCGCCCCCGACACCTGGAGCTCGGCCCGCTCCAGCACGGCGGAGCCCGCCGCCGAGGAGGCGCGGCGCGGCGCGGGGACCACGGGTGCCGCCGCGGCCGCCGGAGATATCGACGCGGCCGAGGGCTCCGACGCGGCCGGGGGGCGCAGCGACAAGCGTCGGGCCGCCTCCGCGCGACGGGCCCGCGAGCGCGGTCGTACGCCGCTCTTCGACCAGTACGAGGACGGGGACCGGCCCCGCGCCGCCAACGAGTGA
- a CDS encoding MogA/MoaB family molybdenum cofactor biosynthesis protein has product MSGYRALVVTASNRAAAGVYADRGGPLIAEALTALGFAVDGPRVVPDGDPVEQALRAGAAAGYDVVVTTGGTGISPTDRTPEATRRVIDHEVPGIAEAIRAYGRDKVPTAVLSRGLAGVAGRTLIVNLPGSTGGVRDGLAVLEPLLAHAVDQLRGGDHPGPSGGAS; this is encoded by the coding sequence ATGAGCGGTTACCGCGCACTTGTCGTCACCGCCTCGAACCGCGCCGCCGCCGGGGTCTACGCCGACCGCGGCGGCCCCCTCATCGCCGAGGCGCTGACCGCGCTCGGCTTCGCCGTCGACGGCCCCCGGGTCGTCCCGGACGGTGACCCCGTCGAGCAGGCCCTGCGCGCCGGAGCCGCGGCGGGTTACGACGTCGTCGTCACCACCGGCGGCACCGGCATCTCGCCCACCGACCGCACGCCCGAGGCCACCCGCCGCGTCATCGACCACGAGGTGCCGGGCATCGCGGAGGCGATCCGCGCGTACGGCAGGGACAAGGTCCCCACGGCCGTGCTCTCCCGGGGTCTCGCCGGGGTCGCGGGCCGGACGCTCATCGTGAACCTGCCGGGCTCCACGGGCGGCGTCCGCGACGGCCTCGCCGTCCTGGAGCCGCTGCTCGCGCACGCCGTCGACCAGTTGCGCGGCGGCGACCATCCCGGGCCCTCGGGGGGTGCGAGCTGA
- a CDS encoding GNAT family N-acetyltransferase, protein MSIQTTDTATTAATGVHLRTVTFAHPDAVALNDRVQLEYAERYGDEGDVTFLDPSMFAPPRGLYLIAYDGNGTPLATGGWRAMDENGEGYENGDAELKRMYVTPEARGLGLARRILAALETDARAAGRVRMVLETGTKQPEAIALYTSSGYTPAPAKFGHYRFDDLSRCYAKAL, encoded by the coding sequence ATGAGTATCCAGACCACCGACACGGCCACCACCGCCGCGACCGGCGTCCACCTGCGCACCGTCACCTTCGCCCACCCCGACGCCGTCGCCCTCAACGACCGCGTCCAGCTCGAATACGCGGAGCGCTACGGCGACGAAGGCGACGTCACCTTCCTCGACCCGTCGATGTTCGCGCCGCCCCGGGGCCTGTACCTCATCGCGTACGACGGGAACGGCACCCCGCTGGCCACGGGCGGCTGGCGCGCGATGGACGAGAACGGGGAGGGGTACGAGAACGGCGACGCGGAGCTCAAGCGGATGTACGTCACACCCGAGGCGCGCGGCCTCGGCCTCGCCCGGCGCATCCTGGCGGCCCTGGAGACGGACGCCAGGGCGGCGGGCCGCGTACGCATGGTCCTGGAGACGGGCACGAAGCAGCCCGAGGCGATAGCCCTCTACACCTCCAGCGGCTACACCCCCGCCCCGGCCAAGTTCGGCCACTACCGCTTCGACGACCTGAGCCGCTGCTACGCGAAGGCGCTCTGA
- a CDS encoding NAD(P)/FAD-dependent oxidoreductase encodes MAERECGPEQGREHEHVRVAVIGSGFGGLGAAVRLRREGITDFVVLERAGAVGGTWRDNSYPGCACDVPSHLYSFSFAPNPNWPRTFSGQEHIREYLEHVADTFRLRSHIRLNTEVEVVRWDADRLWWEIGTSSGTLTADVVVSATGPLSDPKTPDIPGIDTFPGKVFHSARWDHDYDLSGKRVAMIGTGASAIQIVPEIQKKAGRLTLFQRTPPWVMPRADRAITGVERWLHRQLPFTTQARRGILWGIRELQVQAFTKRPNELGMVEQLAKRNMYRAIKDPALRAKLTPTYRIGCKRILLSNTYYPALAKPNVDVVASGLAEVRGNTVVAADGTEAEVDAIVFGTGFHVTDMPIAERVVGDEGLTLMETWKDGMNALRGATAAGFPNWMTIIGPNTGLGNSSMILMIESQLNYMADYLRQLDVLGGRAALAPRPAAVSAWNRRVQERMKRTVWNTGGCTSWYLDANGVNTTVWPGTTTEFRAATRHVDLNEYEVLRAPKEIPPSRKERESDGAKVEAGA; translated from the coding sequence ATGGCCGAGCGCGAGTGTGGCCCTGAGCAGGGGCGCGAGCACGAGCACGTACGGGTGGCGGTGATCGGTTCCGGGTTCGGTGGCCTCGGGGCCGCCGTGCGGCTGCGCCGGGAGGGCATCACCGACTTCGTCGTCCTGGAGCGGGCCGGCGCGGTGGGCGGCACCTGGCGGGACAACAGCTATCCGGGCTGCGCCTGTGACGTGCCCTCACACCTCTACTCGTTCTCCTTCGCGCCCAACCCGAACTGGCCGCGCACCTTCTCCGGGCAGGAGCACATCCGGGAGTACCTGGAGCATGTCGCCGACACCTTCCGGCTGCGCTCGCACATCCGCCTGAACACCGAGGTGGAGGTGGTGCGCTGGGACGCCGACCGGCTGTGGTGGGAGATCGGGACCAGCAGCGGAACCCTCACCGCCGACGTCGTCGTCTCCGCCACCGGGCCGCTCTCGGACCCCAAGACGCCGGACATCCCGGGCATCGACACCTTCCCCGGCAAGGTCTTCCACTCCGCCCGCTGGGACCACGACTACGACCTGAGCGGCAAGCGCGTCGCGATGATCGGCACCGGTGCCTCCGCCATCCAGATCGTGCCCGAGATCCAGAAGAAGGCCGGCCGGCTCACCCTCTTCCAGCGCACGCCGCCGTGGGTGATGCCGCGCGCGGACCGTGCCATCACCGGCGTGGAGCGCTGGCTGCACCGGCAGCTGCCGTTCACCACGCAGGCCCGGCGCGGAATCCTGTGGGGCATCCGGGAGTTGCAGGTCCAGGCGTTCACCAAGCGGCCGAACGAACTCGGCATGGTGGAGCAGCTCGCCAAGCGGAACATGTACCGCGCCATCAAGGACCCGGCGCTGCGGGCCAAGCTGACCCCCACGTACCGCATCGGGTGCAAGCGCATCCTGCTCTCCAACACCTACTACCCGGCGCTCGCCAAGCCGAATGTGGACGTCGTCGCCAGTGGTCTGGCCGAGGTGCGCGGCAACACGGTCGTCGCAGCGGACGGTACCGAGGCCGAGGTCGACGCGATCGTCTTCGGCACCGGATTCCACGTCACGGACATGCCGATCGCCGAGCGCGTCGTGGGCGACGAGGGGCTCACCCTCATGGAGACCTGGAAGGACGGCATGAACGCGCTGCGCGGCGCGACCGCCGCCGGCTTCCCGAACTGGATGACGATCATCGGTCCCAACACCGGGCTCGGGAACTCCTCCATGATCCTGATGATCGAGTCCCAGCTGAACTACATGGCCGACTACCTGCGCCAGTTGGACGTCCTCGGAGGCCGCGCCGCGCTCGCCCCCCGCCCGGCCGCCGTGAGCGCCTGGAACCGCCGGGTGCAGGAGCGGATGAAGCGCACCGTGTGGAACACCGGCGGCTGCACCAGCTGGTACCTCGACGCGAACGGCGTCAACACCACCGTCTGGCCCGGCACGACCACCGAGTTCCGGGCGGCGACGCGGCACGTGGACCTCAACGAGTACGAGGTGCTGCGGGCGCCGAAGGAGATACCACCGTCCCGCAAGGAGAGGGAGTCCGACGGCGCGAAGGTGGAGGCCGGGGCATGA
- the moaC gene encoding cyclic pyranopterin monophosphate synthase MoaC, with amino-acid sequence MTAISRGDTPGSPEQQRLTHIDEAGAARMVDVSAKDMTARTARASGRVLVSPRVIELLRGEGVPKGDALATARIAGIMGAKRTPDLIPLCHPLAVSGVKLDLSVADDAVEILATVKTTDRTGVEMEALTAVSVAALTVIDMVKAVDKGAVITDVRVEEKTGGKSGDWSREGAEA; translated from the coding sequence ATGACCGCGATTTCCCGGGGGGACACCCCCGGATCCCCTGAGCAGCAGCGACTGACGCACATCGACGAGGCGGGCGCGGCCCGCATGGTCGACGTGTCCGCGAAGGACATGACCGCCCGCACCGCCCGTGCCAGTGGCCGCGTCCTGGTCTCGCCGCGCGTGATCGAGCTCCTGCGGGGGGAGGGCGTCCCCAAGGGCGACGCCCTCGCCACCGCCCGGATCGCCGGGATCATGGGCGCCAAGCGCACCCCTGACCTGATCCCGCTCTGCCACCCGCTGGCCGTCTCCGGAGTGAAGCTCGACCTCTCCGTGGCGGACGACGCCGTGGAGATCCTCGCCACGGTGAAGACCACGGACCGTACGGGCGTGGAGATGGAGGCCCTCACCGCGGTGAGCGTCGCGGCCCTCACCGTGATCGACATGGTCAAGGCCGTCGACAAGGGCGCCGTCATCACGGACGTACGCGTCGAGGAGAAGACCGGCGGCAAGTCCGGGGACTGGAGCCGCGAAGGAGCGGAGGCATGA
- a CDS encoding exodeoxyribonuclease III has product MLTVTSVNVNGLRAAAKKGFVEWLGDTTADVLCLQEVRAEPQQLPDEVRAPEGWHVVHAPAAAKGRAGVSLYTRREPDRVRVGFGSAEFDGSGRYVEADLPGVTVASLYLPSGEVGTERQDEKVRFMAEFLVYLKELKARAAADGRHVVVCGDWNIAHQEADLKNWKGNKKNSGFLPEERAWMSEVFEEYEDVVRAQHPGVEGPYSWWSYRGRAFDNDTGWRIDYHVATAGLAERAVKAYVERAATHAERWSDHAPVTVVYDL; this is encoded by the coding sequence GTGCTGACAGTGACCTCTGTGAACGTGAACGGGCTGCGTGCCGCTGCCAAGAAGGGGTTCGTCGAGTGGCTCGGCGACACCACGGCCGACGTGCTGTGCCTCCAGGAGGTGCGCGCCGAGCCGCAGCAGCTGCCGGACGAGGTCCGTGCGCCCGAGGGGTGGCATGTCGTGCACGCGCCCGCCGCGGCGAAGGGGCGCGCCGGTGTCTCGCTGTACACGCGCCGTGAGCCGGACCGGGTGCGGGTGGGCTTCGGGTCGGCCGAATTCGACGGCAGCGGGCGCTATGTGGAGGCCGACCTGCCGGGTGTCACCGTCGCGAGCCTGTATCTGCCCTCCGGGGAGGTCGGCACCGAGCGGCAGGACGAGAAGGTGCGGTTCATGGCGGAGTTCCTCGTCTACCTGAAGGAGCTCAAGGCGCGGGCCGCCGCCGACGGGCGCCACGTCGTCGTCTGCGGCGACTGGAACATCGCCCACCAGGAGGCCGACCTCAAGAACTGGAAGGGCAACAAGAAGAACTCCGGATTCCTGCCGGAGGAGCGCGCCTGGATGAGCGAGGTCTTCGAGGAGTACGAGGACGTCGTACGGGCCCAGCACCCCGGTGTGGAGGGGCCCTACTCGTGGTGGTCCTACCGCGGGCGCGCCTTCGACAACGACACGGGCTGGCGCATCGACTACCACGTCGCGACGGCCGGCCTCGCCGAGCGCGCCGTGAAGGCGTACGTGGAGCGGGCCGCGACGCACGCGGAGCGGTGGAGCGATCACGCGCCCGTGACCGTGGTCTACGACCTGTAG
- a CDS encoding DUF6528 family protein, whose product MPTRRAVVLGAAGAGIAAALPAAAAHGASGSPVPAGTPPVLLTEQASRRILVLDPRRRVWDPAADPSVVRWQFSPLGDPRYRDLWPDVSWVYPCEAKVRVHRKRTYVLTTASFGFVAVVEHPSGRRYWGTALGPGDDLFNPHSAEILPDGNVAVACSTGALVRLYAASQGPRAKRYAEAVLKGAHGLHWDGARRVLWAIGDDELVAYEVGGTAARPTLTRASAVGLPVGTPGRTPGGHDLFPVAGRPGRLWVTTNAAVFQYETSSGAFVGDFAGAGEISRKSVKAVGDDPRTGQVVSTVPERGLGETWWTTTVSVHRPASAYKLVGGGIYKARWWLPR is encoded by the coding sequence ATGCCTACGAGACGTGCCGTGGTGCTGGGCGCCGCGGGGGCCGGGATCGCGGCGGCGCTGCCCGCCGCCGCGGCGCACGGGGCGAGCGGGAGTCCGGTCCCGGCCGGGACGCCGCCGGTGCTGCTGACCGAGCAGGCGTCCAGGCGCATCCTCGTCCTCGACCCGCGGCGGCGCGTGTGGGACCCGGCCGCCGACCCGTCGGTGGTGCGGTGGCAGTTCTCGCCGCTCGGCGATCCGCGGTACAGGGACCTTTGGCCCGACGTGAGCTGGGTGTATCCGTGCGAGGCGAAGGTGCGGGTGCACCGGAAGCGTACGTATGTGCTGACGACGGCGTCGTTCGGCTTCGTGGCGGTCGTCGAGCATCCGTCGGGGCGGCGGTACTGGGGTACGGCGCTCGGCCCCGGGGACGACCTGTTCAATCCGCACAGCGCCGAGATCCTGCCCGACGGCAATGTGGCCGTCGCGTGCAGCACGGGCGCGCTCGTGCGGCTGTACGCGGCTTCGCAGGGCCCGCGCGCGAAGCGGTACGCGGAGGCCGTGCTCAAGGGCGCCCACGGGCTGCACTGGGACGGCGCGCGGCGGGTGCTGTGGGCCATCGGCGACGACGAGCTGGTGGCGTACGAGGTGGGCGGCACCGCCGCGCGGCCCACCCTGACCCGGGCCTCGGCGGTCGGCCTGCCGGTGGGGACGCCGGGCCGCACGCCGGGCGGGCACGATCTCTTCCCGGTGGCGGGGCGGCCGGGGCGGCTGTGGGTGACGACCAACGCGGCCGTCTTCCAGTACGAGACGAGCAGCGGGGCCTTCGTGGGGGACTTCGCCGGGGCCGGGGAGATCTCGCGGAAGTCGGTGAAGGCCGTCGGTGACGATCCGCGTACCGGGCAGGTCGTGAGCACCGTGCCCGAGCGCGGCCTCGGGGAGACGTGGTGGACGACGACGGTCAGCGTCCACCGGCCCGCGAGCGCCTACAAGCTGGTCGGCGGCGGGATCTACAAGGCGCGGTGGTGGCTGCCGCGGTGA
- a CDS encoding MerR family transcriptional regulator, with the protein MAELAEAAGITVRTVRFYRERGLIPPPRREGRIAWYDEHHLARLRTIAALLERGHTLNGIAELADAFEKGRDVGELLGLGEPTEEQPVRLTPEELADHFAGEVTPENLVAALDLGYLGTDGDELVHISRRLLDASSTLVRKGVPLAAVLEAGQRVREHADALAELFVTVLRDHVPATAETDLDELRPVAKAVVEAELSMALDRRLKKP; encoded by the coding sequence ATGGCGGAGCTGGCCGAGGCGGCCGGCATCACCGTGCGCACCGTGCGCTTCTACCGCGAGCGCGGGCTGATCCCGCCGCCGCGCCGCGAGGGCCGCATCGCCTGGTACGACGAGCACCACCTGGCGAGGCTGCGCACGATCGCCGCCCTCCTTGAGCGCGGCCACACCCTGAACGGCATCGCCGAGCTGGCCGACGCCTTCGAGAAGGGCCGCGACGTCGGCGAACTCCTCGGCCTCGGCGAGCCCACCGAGGAACAGCCGGTCCGCCTCACCCCCGAGGAACTGGCCGACCACTTCGCGGGCGAGGTCACCCCGGAGAACCTCGTCGCCGCCCTGGACCTCGGCTATCTCGGCACGGACGGCGACGAGCTGGTGCACATCAGCCGCCGCCTCCTGGACGCGTCATCCACCCTCGTACGCAAGGGGGTTCCGCTCGCCGCGGTCCTGGAGGCGGGCCAGCGGGTGCGCGAACACGCCGACGCGCTCGCGGAGTTGTTCGTCACGGTCCTGCGCGACCACGTCCCCGCCACCGCCGAGACCGACCTCGACGAACTGCGCCCGGTGGCCAAGGCCGTGGTCGAGGCGGAGCTGTCGATGGCCCTGGACCGCCGCCTCAAGAAGCCCTGA
- the glp gene encoding gephyrin-like molybdotransferase Glp, translating into MSSSTTTPTTGQTPLWSVEEHLDDILATVRPLEPIELQLLDAQGCVLVEDVTVPVSLPPFDNSSMDGYAVRIADIEAASEEFPAVLRVIGDVAAGAGEQPTVGPGQAARIMTGAPLPPGAEAVVPVEWTDGGLGEGPVSGMRAHSAAPEGATGEVRVHRPAEARGHVRARGSDVRAGDRALSAGTVLGPPQIALLAAVGRGTVKVRPRPRVVVMSTGSELIQPGESLADGQIYDSNSFALTAAARDAGAIAYRVGAVADDAETLRSTIEDQLIRADLVVTTGGVSVGAYDVVKEALTSLGDPDEETGVGPGGGVEFRKLAMQPGKPQGFGTIGPDHTPLLALPGNPVSSYVSFELFVRPAIRTLMGLPEVHRPLTRAGLAAEKALGSPGGRRQFLRGKYDAEAGTVTPVGGAGSHLVAALAHADALIVVPEDVTSVEPGTDVDVVLLG; encoded by the coding sequence TTGAGCAGCAGCACGACGACACCGACCACCGGCCAGACCCCCCTGTGGTCGGTGGAAGAGCATCTGGACGACATCCTCGCGACCGTCCGCCCGCTCGAACCCATCGAGCTCCAACTCCTCGACGCACAGGGCTGCGTCCTCGTCGAGGACGTCACGGTGCCCGTCTCGCTGCCGCCCTTCGACAACAGCTCCATGGACGGGTACGCGGTACGGATCGCCGACATCGAGGCCGCGAGCGAGGAGTTCCCCGCCGTCCTGCGCGTCATCGGCGACGTGGCGGCGGGGGCGGGCGAGCAGCCCACCGTCGGTCCGGGCCAGGCGGCCCGCATCATGACCGGCGCCCCGCTGCCGCCCGGTGCCGAGGCCGTCGTCCCCGTGGAGTGGACCGACGGAGGCCTCGGCGAAGGCCCCGTCTCCGGTATGCGTGCCCACAGCGCCGCTCCCGAGGGCGCGACCGGAGAGGTCCGCGTGCACCGCCCGGCCGAGGCACGCGGGCACGTACGCGCGCGGGGCAGCGACGTCCGCGCCGGTGACCGCGCCCTGAGCGCGGGCACGGTCCTCGGTCCGCCGCAGATCGCCCTGCTCGCCGCCGTCGGCCGCGGCACGGTGAAGGTGCGCCCGCGCCCCCGCGTGGTCGTCATGTCCACCGGCAGCGAACTGATCCAGCCCGGCGAGTCCCTGGCGGACGGCCAGATCTACGACTCCAACAGCTTCGCCCTCACCGCGGCGGCCCGCGACGCCGGGGCCATCGCCTACCGCGTGGGCGCGGTCGCCGACGACGCGGAGACGCTGCGCTCCACCATCGAGGACCAGCTGATCCGCGCCGACCTCGTCGTCACCACGGGCGGTGTGAGCGTCGGCGCGTACGACGTCGTGAAGGAGGCCCTGACCTCCCTCGGCGATCCGGACGAGGAGACCGGCGTCGGGCCCGGCGGCGGCGTGGAGTTCCGCAAGCTCGCCATGCAGCCGGGCAAGCCGCAGGGCTTCGGCACGATCGGCCCCGACCACACGCCGCTGCTCGCGCTGCCGGGCAACCCCGTGTCCTCGTACGTCTCCTTCGAGCTCTTCGTGCGCCCGGCGATCCGTACGCTGATGGGCCTCCCCGAAGTGCACCGGCCCCTCACGCGCGCGGGGCTGGCCGCCGAGAAGGCGCTGGGCTCGCCCGGGGGACGCCGCCAGTTCCTGCGGGGGAAGTACGACGCCGAGGCCGGCACCGTGACGCCCGTCGGGGGCGCCGGCTCGCATCTGGTCGCCGCGCTCGCCCACGCGGACGCGCTGATCGTCGTCCCCGAGGACGTCACCTCGGTGGAGCCGGGCACGGACGTCGACGTGGTCCTGCTCGGCTGA